From the genome of Leptotrichia sp. oral taxon 847:
ATTTTTTTCTATAAGCAATAAATCCAGTCTTTTCTTCATTTTTATCCCTTTTTTCAAAGATTGTTTTACTAAAAATAAAATATTTGAGACAATAATCATTATTATGATAAAATATTTTCCTTAATTTTATATTTATTTTATATTATTGTAAGATTATTGAAAATTCTGAAAAATTTTGTGTAAAATGAGCACAAAAAATATTTTAAAATTTCTAGCTAATTAAAGCATTATAACATATTTTTATATTTTTTTGAAGTTTTTTGAAAAAATTTGAATTAAATAAAAAAAATTGTTATAATTGAATTAAGAAAAATAATTATATAATATTAGAAATTTAGGAGGAAAAATGTTATCAGTTATTTTGGCAGCTGGAAAAGGAACGCGAATGAAATCTTCAATTCCGAAAGTTTTGCACAAAGTAAACGGTAAACCAATGTTAAAATTGGTTACTGAAGTGATTGAAAATGTAGGAATTACAAAAAATATCTTTATTTTGGGACACAAAAAAGAAGTTGTGCTTAAGGAGATGAACGATATAGAATATGTAACTCAAGAAGAACAGCTTGGAACAGGACACGCAATCTTAATAGCAAAAGATAAAATTGAAAAATACAAGGAAGATGTTTTAATAACTTGTGGTGATACGCCACTATTAAAAGAAGAAACACTAAAAAATTTGAAAAAGGCGTTTGAAGACAAACAATTGGATTGTATCGTTCTTTCGTGTAAAGTAAAAAATCCATTTGGCTATGGAAGAATTATTAAAAAAAATGGAAAAATTACAGATATTGTGGAAGAAAAAGAAGCTACAAGTGAAGAAAAATTAATAGATGAAATAAATACAGGAGTCTATATTTTCAAATATGAAAGTTTAATTTATGCAATTCAAAAAATTGATAATAATAATTCTAAAGGTGAATATTATTTGACAGATGCTATAAAAATCTTGACAAGTGAAAACTATAAGGTGGACAGCTATCAAATAGACGATGAAAGTGAAATATTGGGAGTGAATTCAAAAGTTCAACTTGCACAAGCAAATGAAATTTTAAAAATGAGAAAAAATACTAGCTTAATGAATAGTGGGGTAATCTTGATTGATCCTAAAACAACATATATTGAGCAGGAAGTAAAAATAGACGAAGATACTGTAATTTATCCAAATGTTGTAATTCAGGGAAATACAAAAATTGGGAAAAATTGTGAGATTTTGTCAAATACAAGAATTGAAAACTCTGTTATTGGAGATCATGTGAGAATTGAAAGTTCGGTTATTGAAAGCGCAGTAGTTGAAAATAGTGCGACAATTGGGCCTTTTGCACATTTAAGACCAAAAGCGCACTTAAAAGAAACAGTTCATGTCGGGAATTTTGTTGAAATTAAAAATGCGACGCTTGAAAAAGGAGTAAAATCTGGGCATTTGACTTATATTGGAGATGCACAGGTTGGGGAAGATACAAATATCGGTGCTGGAACAATAACTTGCAATTACGATGGAAAGAATAAACATAAAACAGTGATTGGAAAGGGTTCATTTGTTGGAAGTAATTCAATAATTGTAGCACCAGTGAAAATAGGAAACGAAGCATTTACAGCAGCTGGATCGGTAATTACAGAAGATGTTCCAAATAAAGCTTTGGCATTTGGGAGAGCAAGACAAGTTAACAAAGAAAAAAAATAATTTTATCAGCGAAAGAAGGTAATAAAAAATGATTTCATTATCATCGAAAGACAAAGAAAGAATGAGGATATTTGCAGGTTCTTCAAGTAAAAAATTAGCCGAAAAAATTGCAAATTATTTAGATATGGAACTAGCCTCAATTCAAATAGTAAAATTTGCGGACGGAGAAACATTTGTAAAATCAAATGAAAGTGTGAGAGGTTGTAAAGTATTTGTTGTACAGTCGACTTCAAAACCAGTAAATGAAAGCTTAATGGAACTTTTAATATTTATTGATGCGCTAAAAAGAGCTTCAGCAAAAGAAATTATAGCAGTTATGCCTTATTATGGATACGCAAGGCAAGATAGAAAAGCAAGTCCCAGAGAGCCGATTACATCAAAATTAGTTGCAAATTTATTGACAGTTGCAGGAGCAACAAGAGTTATTACAATGGATTTGCACGCAAGACAAATCCAGGGATTCTTTGATATTCCAGTGGACCATATGGCAGCACTTCCAATTTTAGCAAAACATTTTATAAAATATGGATTTAGTCCAGAAGACACAGTTGTTGTATCACCTGATGTAGGTGGCGTAAAAAGAGCAAGAGGCCTTGCGAATTGGCTGCATACTCCACTTGCAATAATTGATAAAAGAAGAGCAAAAGCAAATGTATCAGAAGTTATGAACATAATTGGGGATGTAAAAGGTAAAAAAGCAATTTTAATCGACGATATGATTGATACAGCTGGAACAATTTGCAATGCAGCTCAAGCATTAATAGATAAAGGAGCGACAGAAGTTTACGGATGTGCGACACATGCAGTGTTTTCAGGGCCTGCTGTTGAAAGGTTAAAAGATTCGGCGTTTACAGAAGTTGTCATAACAGATAGCATAGAATTGCCTGAAGACAAAAAATTTGATAAATTAAGAATACTTACAACGAGTAAAATGTTTGCAGAAACAATAAAAAGAATAGCAACAAGTGAAGCAATCAGTGATTTGTTTGAAATGCCGGCAACATCTACGGAACAAAAATAAATTATGGGAAAAAATAAAAGAAGAAGCGCTACTGTAAAAGAGGCTGTAAGAGTGATAAAAAATGGAGGAGTTGTCATATTCCCAACGGATACAGTCTATGGAATTGGAACTCTTCCGCAAAAAGAATCTGTTGCAAAAATTTACAAAATAAAAAAAAGAGATTATAGTAAAAAAATAATTGCGTTGATAAGTGATATAAAAGTATTAAAAAATTTAGTACAAGAGTCTTGTGAAAATATGTCAAAAATAAATAAAGTATTGGAAAAATACTGGCCTGGAGAGTTGACGGTAATTTTTCGTGCAAATAGAGATTTTACAAAAAAATTTGATGTGCAAATGACAACTATTGGTATAAGAATTCCTAAAAATAAATTGGTTTTGGAATTAATTGAAAAGTCTGGAGGAGTTTTACTTACAACGAGTGCTAATATTTCTGGAAAAAATTCTGTTTCCAAGATTAAAAATTTGGATTTTGAAATACAAGAAAAATCGGATGCAGTAATTTTTGATGAAAAAAATGAAAATTTGACAGGAAAACCATCAACAATTGTGAAATACGAAAACGGGAAATTAACTTTGCTGCGGCAAGGAAATATTTTATTTGAAGAAATAGAAAAAAATTTAGATTAATAAATTGAAAATTAAAATTTTAATAAAAGGAGAATATATGGCAAAAGTAGTGAATCCTAATTCTGTAAGCAATATGGATTTGATAAATCAAAAAGCACAAGCTAAAATGCAGCAATTAGTTCAAAAAATTGGAAAAGGGAAAAGAAGAGTGACAGTAACTTTTTCAAAAATGTCAAGAGGTTATGTTGCAAAAATGATTGAGGAAATGAAAAAAGCAATGGCACAATATGAAAGACAATTACCAAATCTTTTTAGTTTTTTTAATTATTTGGAAAAAGAGGTGAGAATTACAAAAGAAAATAAAAAAGAAAAAACAAAAGATGTAAAATTTTCGTATGAGGAAATAGATTTTTTTAAGTTGCAGCTAAATGAGACAATAAAAGGGATTGACACGCAAGTTGCAACATTAAAATGGTACAATTTAATAAAAAAAGGGTTATTTAAGACGCTAAAAAAGCAGACTGAAACTGTTTTAGAAGAAGTTAAAAACGGAAAAACAATTAAGAAAAAATAAAAAAAGAAACATAATAAAATAAAAGGGTTTGGGGGAACTTTATGGAAAACAAAAATAACATCATTTCAAAAAATGTTATTTCATATGTAAATGAAATTTTAAAGACAGGAATTTTTGAAAATGCAAGTGATATACACATAAAATATGACAACATTGAGGGAATGGAAATAAAATACCGAAAAGATGGTTATCTTACAGAAAATTCAAATTTATACAAAAATATAAACAAAAATTTATTGGAAAAAAATATTGTGGAAATAATTTCCAGAATAAAAATATTGTCGCAAATGAATGTCGCTGAAAAAAGAAAGCCGCAGGATGGAAGTTTTTCAATTTCACTAAAAGATAGAAGATTTGATATAAGAGCAGCGTATATGCCGACTTTTTATGGAGAAAGTATCGTGCTTAGAATTTTGGAAAATTATTTGGATGATGTAAAATTGGAAACGCTTGGATTTCTTGAAGAGAGTATAAAATTAGTAAAAAAAATTCTATCAAGAAAACATGGCCTTATTTTAGTGAGTGGTCCAACTGGTTCTGGAAAATCGACTACACTTCAATCAATGATAAATAAAATCAATGATGGAAAAAGAAAAATAATAACTGTGGAAGATCCCGTGGAAATTAAAATTAATGGAATAGTGCAAGTTCAAATAAACAACGAAATAGGCGTAACTTTTTCAGAAGTTTTAAAGGCAACATTGAGAAATGACCCAGATGTCATAGTTATCTCAGAAATTCGGGACGAAGTGACGGCAGAAATTGCAGTAAGAGCTGCGCTAACTGGTCATTTAGTCATTTCAACAATTCATACAAATGACGCTGTTTCAACAATTGTGAGATTAGTGGATATGGGAATTCCCAAATACTTAATTTTAGATTCTTTGATAGGAGTAGTGGGTCAGAGATTAGTGCAAAAAAAATGTCAAAAATGCGGTGGATTAGGGTGTACGGGATGCAGCAATGGTTATAGTGGACGAATTTCAATAAATGAAGTACTTTTGATAAATGAAAGAGTCAAAGACATTTTAAAAAATAACAATTTAGGAATTGAATGCAAAAATAAGTTAAAAGAATTAAATGATAAATTTGAAAAATGTTTTATAGATTTTTATGAAGATATAAAAAATAAAATTGAAAAAAATTTAATTTTTGAAACAGATAATGTAGATATTTTATTTTAAAAAAATCAATAAAAAATAACCTTGAAATTTATTTTTGAGGTTATTTATTTTTGAGAAAAAATAGTTAAGGGAAATATATGGAAACGGTTTTAATAACAGGAGCAAGTAGCGGAATTGGCTATGAGTTGGCAAAAATTTATGCAAAAAATAATTACAATTTAGTTTTAGTTGCCAGAAGAATTGAAAAATTGAAGCAATTAAAGCGTGAAATAAAAAAAAGTAATTCCAAAATTCAAATAAAAATTATAGAAATGGATCTTTCTGAAAGCAAAGCACCAAAAAAATTGTTTTTTTTATTGGAAAATGACAATATAGAGATAGACATATTAATAAATAATGCGGGAATAGGGGTGTATGGAAATTTTTTAGAATTGTCGCACAAGGAAATGGAAAAGATAGAAAAAATGTTAAATTTAAACATAATAGCAGTTGTAAAACTTACAAAAATATTTTTAAACAAGATGAAGAAACAAAAAAGAGGTACAATTTTAAATGTTGCGTCAACAGCGGCATTTCAACCAGCAGGGCCGTTAATGGCAACTTATTATGCAAGTAAAAGTTTTATGTTATCTTTTAGTGAAGGAATTAGGTATGAATTAAAAAATACAAATATAAAAATTTCCACACTTTGTCCAGGACCAACAATTACGGAATTTGAAAAAATGTCAAAAACAAAGAAATTCACAGATAAAATAAAAATGATGTCAGCTGAAAAAGTTGCAAAAATAGCTTTTAATGGCTTAAAAAAAGGTAAAAAAATCATAATTCCAGGATATTTAAACAAAGTTTCAGTTTTAACGAGTAAAGTATTTCCAAGGGAATTATTGTTAAAAATCATAAAAAAAATTCAACAAAATAAATAAATTTTTAAACAGAAAATAATTAAAATAGAAAAACCATTTATAAAAACGATGTATTTCTATAAAAAAACCAAAAAATAAGAAAAAAGTAGTTGACAAGGAAAAAAATCTTTGATATAATATATTTCGTCGATACAAAAAGTGTCGCAAAAGGACAATGAAAAAGAAGAAGAATTTAAGTGTGATAGATTAAAAAATATGTAAGGTGAAATTTAATATATTGTTGAATGAAGAGTTTGATCCTGGCTCAGGATGAACGCTGACAGAATGCTTAACACATGCAAGTCTATGGGGAAACGGTGCTTGCACCGCGTTAACCATGGCGGACGGGTGAGTAACGCGTAAAGAACTTGCCGGATGGTCCGGGATAACAGTCGGAAACGACTGATAATACCAGATATTATGAGCCTGCCGCATAGCCGGCTCATGAAAAGCAATGCCATCCGAGAGCTTTGCGTCCTATTAGCTTGTTGGTAAGGTAACGGCTTACCAAGGCTATGATAGGTAGCCGGCCTGAGAGGGTGGACGGCCACAAGGGGACTGAGATACGGCCCTTACTCCTACGGGAGGCAGCAGTGGGGAATATTGGACAATGGGGGCAACCCTGATCCAGCAATTCTGTGTGCACGATGAAGGTCTTCGGATCGTAAAGTGCTTTCAGCAGGGACGAAGTCCTGACTGTACCTGCTAAAGAAGCGACGGCTAAATACGTGCCAGCAGCCGCGGTAATACGTATGTCGCAAGCGTTATCCGGAATTATTGGGCATAAAGGGCATCTAGGCGGCTTTGCAAGTCCGAGGTGAAAACTATTGGCTCAACCAATAGCTTGCCTTGGAAACTGCTTTGCTAGAGTATTGGAGAGGTGGACGGAACTGCACGAGTAGAGGTGAAATTCGTAGATATGTGCAGGAATGCCGATGATGAAGATAGTTCACTGGACGATAACTGACGCTCAAGTGCGAAAGCTAGGGGAGCAAACAGGATTAGATACCCTGGTAGTCCTAGCTGTAAACGATGATTACTGGGTGTGGGCATGAAGAGTGTCCGTGCCGAAGTTAATGCGATAAGTAATCCGCCTGGGGAGTACGGCCGCAAGGCTGAAACTCAAAGGAATTGACGGGGACCCGCACAAGCGGTGGAGCATGTGGTTTAATTCGACGCAACGCGAGGAACCTTACCAGATCTTGACATCCTCGGTAGGTGATAGCAATATCACCGTGCCCTCGGGAACCGAGTGACAGGTGGTGCATGGCTGTCGACAGCTCGTGTCGTGAGATGTTGGGTTAAGTCCCGCAACGAGCGCAACCCCTATCGCTAGTTGCCATCATTAAGTTGGGGACTCTAGCGAGACTGCCTGCGAAGAGCAGGAGGAAGGTGGGGATGACGTCAAGTCATCATGCCCCTTATGATCTGGGCTACACACGTGCTACAATGGCTGGTACAGAGAGACGCAATGCAGCAATGCCTAGCTAACCTCTAAAGCCAGTCCAAGTTCGGATTGAAGTCTGCAACTCGACTTCATGAAGTTGGAATCGCTAGTAATCGCAGATCAGCAATGCTGCGGTGAATACGTTCTCGGGTCTTGTACACACCGCCCGTCACACCACGAGAGTTGTCTGCACCTGAAGCTGCCGGTCTAACCTTTCGGAAGAAGGCATCTAAGGTGTGAACAGTGATTGGGGTGAAGTCGTAACAAGGTATCCGTACCGGAAGGTGCGGATGGATCACCTCCTTTCTAAGGAGTTTGTTTATACACTTTCTTCTTCTTTTAGATTTTGGGCGTGTAGCTCAGGTGGTTAGAGCACTGTGCTGATAACGCAGGGGTCGCTGGTTCGAGTCCAGCCATGCCCACCATTCTTTGTATGGGGATATAGCTCAGTTGGGAGAGCGCTGCCCTTGCAAGGCAGAGGTCAGCGGTTCGAACCCGCTTATCTCCACCAATTCAAGGACAATGGGAAATGAATAGTAGGTAAAAGATTACAACAAAATAGTTTATTCTGTTAATAAAAAAAGCTAATTAAGAGCACACGGAGGATGCCTAGGTAATAACAGCCGATGAAGGACGCGATAAGCTGCGATAAGTCAGGTCGAGATGCACATAATCAATGACACCTGAATTTCCGAATGGGGTAACCTGCATACCCAGATGGTATGCGCGAAAGCGGTAAGCCTGTGAACTGAAACATCTAAGTAACAGGAGGAAAAGAAAGTAAAAACGATTCCCTCAGTAGCGGCGAGCGAACGGGGATAAGCCTAAACCGTACCGGTGCCAAGCTGGCAGCGTTGCCGGTACGGGGTCGTGGGATTTCATCCGACTTATGCCATAATGTCTAAGTAGCATAGCAGTAAGAAGAATCAGATGGGAAGCTGAACCATAGAAGGTGATAGTCCTGTATGTCGTATATGCTGTACTATGATTTGAAACTCCCGAGTAGCGTCAAGCACGAGGAATTTGGCGTGAATCTGCGTGGACCATATCACGTAAGGCTAAATACTGTTATTGACCGATAGTGAAGAGTACCGTGAGGGAAAGGTGAAAAGAACCCTGTGCAAGGGAGTGAAATAGAATTTGAAACCGTGTGCTTACAAACGGTAGGAGCACTTTATGTGTGACTGCGTGGATTTTGGTTAATCATCCTGCGAGTTATGATCAGTGGCAAGGTTAATTAATGAAGCCGAAGGGAAACCAAGTCTTAATAGGGCGATTTAGTCGCTGGTCATAGACGCGAAACCTAGTGATCTAGGCCTGTCCAGGCTGAAGCTGAGGTAAGACTCAGTGGAGGGCCGAACTCACCGCCGTTGAAAAGTTGGGAGATGAGATAGGTCTAGGGGTGAAAAGCCAATCGAACTAGGAAATAGCCCGTTCTCTCCGAAATGCATTTAGGTGCAGCCTGAATTTTAGATATGTGGGGGTAGAGCACTGTATGATCTAGGGGGCATATTGCTTACCGAAATCAAGCAAACTACGAATACCATTTATTACTAATTCGGAGTGAGTCCATGGATGATAAGGTCCATGGACAAAAGGGAAACAGCCCAGACCACCAGCTAAGGTCCCTAATTATGTCTAAGTGGGAAAGGAGGTGGATATTCACAGACAACCAGGAGGTTGGCTTAGAAGCAGCCACTCCTTAAAAGAGTGCGTAATAGCTCACTGGTCGAGAGTATCTGCGCCGAAGATGTAACGGGGCTAAAGACATAAACCGAAGCTGTGGAAGCGGCTTTGCCGCTTGGTAGGAGAGCGTTCTGTAGGTCTACGAAGGCTGGCCGTAAGGCCTGCTGGAGACATCAGAAGTGAGAATGCAGGAATGAGTAGCGAGAAGGAGGGCGAGAATCCCTCCGGCCGGAAGTCCAAGGTTTCCGGGGGAAGGTTCGTCCGCCCCGGGGAAGTCGGGACCTAAGCGTAAGCAGAGATGTGATTGCGAATGGTAAATAGGTTAATATTCCTATACCACTGTCAGTCGTCTGAGTGATGGAGTGACGCAGTAAGGTATGTGAGAAGGCTGTCGGAATAGCCTTTCTAAAGGCCTAGCCTGGGCACGCAGGTAAATCCGCGTGCCTATAGGTGAGACCCTACGGGTAAGTGCTTTTGCATAAGTCACAAATCCTACACTGCCTAGAAAAACTTCTAACAAGACTCGTCAGTGCCCGTACCCTAAACCGACACAGGTGGACAGAGTGAGAAACTTAAGGCCGACAGGATAACTCTAGCTAAGGAACTCTGCAAAATAGCCCCGTAACTTCGGGAGAAGGGGTGCCTGATATACCTAAGTGGAGAAACACCTCAAGGGGAAACAGGCCGCAGTGAAGAGTCTCAAGCAACTGTTTACCAAAAACACAGGTCTATGCTAAGCTGTAAGGCGACGTATATGGGCTGACACCTGCCCAGTGCCGGAAGGTTAAGAGGAGGAGTGAGAGCTCCAATTTGAAGCCCCGGTGAACGGCGGCCGTAACTATAACGGTCCTAAGGTAGCGAAATTCCTTGTCGGGTAAGTTCCGACCTGCACGAATGGTGAAATGATTTGAGAGCTGTCTTGGCTGGAGACCTGGTGAAGTTGTAATGTCGGTGAAGATACCGACTACCTGCAGTAGGACGGAAAGACCCCGTGGAGCTTTACTGTAGCTTGGCATTGGGTTTTGACAATGTGTGTATAGGATAGTTGGGAGACTTCGAAGTTAAGGCGTCAGTCTTTTCTGAGTCACTGTTGGAATACCAACCATATGTTGTCGGAATTCTAATCCTTTCCCGGAGACAGTGCTAGGTGGGCAGTTTGACTGGGGCGGTCGCCTCCAAAAGAGTAACGGAGGCGTTCAAAGGTTCCCTCAGGCTGGATGGAAATCAGCCTTCGAGTGCAAACGCATAAGGGAGCTTGACTGCAAGACCGACGGGTCGAGCAGGTACGAAAGTAGGAGTTAGTGATCCGGCGGTCCCTAATGGAAGGGCCGTCGCTCAACGGATAAAAGCTACCCCGGGGATAACAGGCTGATACTTCCCAAGAGTCCATATCGACGGAAGTGTTTGGCACCTCGATGTCGGCTCGTCTCATCCTGGGGCTGGAGAAGGTCCCAAGGGTTGGGCTGTTCGCCCATTAAAGAGGCACGCGAGCTGGGTTCAGAACGTCGTGAGACAGTTCGGTCCCTATCCACTGCAGGCGCTGGAATACTGAAAAGTTCTGTCCTTAGTACGAGAGGACCGGGATGGACAAACCTCTGATGTATCAGTTGTCACGCCAGTGGCACGGCTGAGTAGTCACGTTTGGTTAGGATAATCGCTGAAAGCATCTAAGCGAGAAACCCCCTTTAAGATGAGTATTCCCAGTATCCACATAGACTATGTGGTCGATAGGCTGGAGATGTAAGCGCAGCAATGCGTTCAGTTGACCAGTACTAATATTACTTAAGCTTTTTTTATCTTTTACTCCTACTATTTATTTCTCATTGCCTTTTTTCAATACCCTTTATATTCTGTTTGGTGACTATTGCAACAGGGATACACCCGGTCTACATTTCGAACCCGGAAGTTAAGTCTGTTTACGCCTACGATACTTAGTGTTTACTAGGAAAAATAGGTAATTGCCAAACTTTTTCTTTTTTGCGTCTCCGTAGCTCAGCTGGTTAGAGCATCTGACTGTTAATCAGAGGGCCGTTGGTTCAAGTCCAACCGGGGACGCCACTTTTTTTTAAATAAAAAAATACCAACTCTTAATTCCTTATTTCTAAGTTTAAATATATTTTAGAATCGGTATCTTTGGATTTTGTAATGCCTTTTTTTATTTGAAAACTTCTCCAGCTTCTTTGTACCATAGAACTAAATCTAGTTCGTCCATATTTATTTTACAAAATTTCGAATAATTTCTCATTTTTTCTTCTATTTCGTAATATTTTTTTTCAGTTATCGTTTTTGGAATACTATCAATAACATTTAATTCATTTAAATTTCTTAATATATGTCTATCTAAAATAGCTATGTTTTCTCCAAATCCAAGATTTCTTAGAACATGGCTTGCTTCTTTTAATCCCATTCCCTTTATGTTTTTTAAAATCCATTTTCTTTTTTCAAAAGTGTCATTTATTTCAGATAATATTTTTTTTGGCTGAAGTTTTTCACCTCTTGTCATTAAATTTCTTAGTTCTATTAAGTACTTGGCTTTGTTGTTTTTGAACCTTACAATATTTAAGTAATGTACTATTTCTGTGGCGTTTCCTGTATATAAAAGATTATTTTCAACAAGAGTTGTGATTGCACTCCAGGCGTTTTTTGCCTTGGATTGAGGAGTTAAGATACAAAATGCTATTTCTGCAAAAATTTCTTTTTCTGATTTATTCCACGCCTCTTTATAACCTTTGATTGCCTTTTTTATTTCAGGTTTAATAGTTTTATAAATTTTTAAAATTTTTTCATTTTTTTCTTTGTTTATAGATTTTTCAAAATCATTTTCAGTCGTTTGTTTCAAGGTTCCTCCTAAAATTTATGAATTTAGATAAAAGTTACATATTTCATCAATAGTTTCGTTAGTTTCTTTTAATGGTGCTAAAATCCAGTCGTGACACATATTTTTTCCAACCTTTACTTTGACAGTCGTTCCAGTTGAAGTTTTCAATTTATCATTTAGTTTTAGACAATCTGGATAAAAAATTTCATTTGTGCCAAAAATTAGAAAAATATCTTTTAAATTGTCCATATTTCCATATATCGGCGAAATTAACGGGTCTTGAGTATTCAAATTTCCTGCAAATTGTTTTCCCGTCGTTATTAAACCATTTAATGGTAGAAGCGGGTCTTTCTCTTCAAAATTTTTAATTTCACTATTTGTCATAGAAACGTCAACCCAAGGGGACATCAATACTGTTTTTTTGGGAAAAGGGACGTCATTTCTATTTTTTAGTTGCTGTAAAAAAGATAGTGCTAGTCCTCCACCAGAAGAATCTCCAAATAAAAAAAATTCGTCATTTTTATATTTTGAAGTAATTTTTTTGTATGTTTTTGATAAAATTTTATGTGCTTTTTGAATGTCATTTTCAGGCGCCAAGGGATAGTCAATAAATGTGACTTTTAAATTATACTTTTTTGCCATTTTTTCAATAATAATTTTATGTCCTTTGACGGCTTTCATCACATATGCTCCGCCGTGTAAAAATATAACGTGTTTATTTTTAGTATTATTTTTAAAAATTGTCAGTACTTGAAATCCGTCAATAAATTGTTCTTTTATATTCAGAGTTTTATCAAAAAATTTTTTATTTAAAAAATCAGTATTTCTTTTTGGATTTAAAAAATCTTTTTCTTTATATTTTTTAACATTTACTAATTTTGCAACAGGTACTGCAATATCTGATAATATACTCATTTAAAGTTTTTTTTATATCCTTTCTTAGTTTATAACTTTGTTTATTATAACATTTTTATAAGTTTATTTGTACTAAAAATTATTATTTTTATTTTTTGAAAATTTTATACTTTGAAAAATAAAAGAAGTTTGGTAAAATATTAATATGTAGTTTTATGTTTAATAATGATAATTTTTGTAATAATTAAATTGAAAAAAGAGGGTGTTTTTAAATGCTAAGCAAAAATAAACGATTAGAAGCGATAACGAAAATAGTTGAGAAAAAGGGAACGGTGAGAGTTTCGGAGATAGTTACGAGCTTAAATGTTTCCGATATGACTGTGAGGCGTGATTTTACTGAATTGGAGGAATTGGGAATATTAAAAAGGACACATGGGGGAGCTAAGAGTAAAAATACATTTCAGTATAAGGAGTTGTCGCATGAGGATAAATATGTCTTAAATATAGAAAAAAAGAGAGAAATAGCTCTAAAAGCTGTAAAATTGTTAGGAGAAGGAGATACAATTTTTTTAGGTCCTGGAACAACGGTTGAATTAATGGCAAAAGAAATCAGTCTTAAGTCGCTTAGAGTTTTGACAAATTGTTTACCTATCTTTGAAATTTTGTCTGAAAAAAAAAGTGAGACTTTCAATGTGTTTCTTGTCGGAGGAGAGTTTAGAAAAATAACGAAGTCGTTTGTGGGAGAAATAGCAAATATGACGCTAAAAAATATGAATTTTAATAAAATGTTTTTTAGCTGCAATGCAATAAAAGAAAACGATATCATGACATCTACATTCGAAGAAAGTTACACACAAGAAATAGTTTTAAATAATTCAGAAGAAAAATATTTACTTGCGGATGATTCAAAAATTGAAAAAGTAGATTTTATCAACTTTTACACATTGGATAAATTGACAGGAATCGTAATAAATAATACCGAAAAAGAAATATTAAATAAAATTGAGAAATACGTAAATTTAGTTATTTAACAAAAATTAAAAAAATACAACTGTACCAAAAAACTTAAAAGTTTGGAGGTACTTTTTTTATATCAAATCTTAAATTCAAATCAATAAGGTGAACTACTCCCGCTTTTAAAAGCGGGAGCTTCTTGGGAAGTATCTGCTTTTGCTAGCCAAATATATTTACCAAGCTCTTCGGGC
Proteins encoded in this window:
- the glmU gene encoding bifunctional UDP-N-acetylglucosamine diphosphorylase/glucosamine-1-phosphate N-acetyltransferase GlmU, with the translated sequence MLSVILAAGKGTRMKSSIPKVLHKVNGKPMLKLVTEVIENVGITKNIFILGHKKEVVLKEMNDIEYVTQEEQLGTGHAILIAKDKIEKYKEDVLITCGDTPLLKEETLKNLKKAFEDKQLDCIVLSCKVKNPFGYGRIIKKNGKITDIVEEKEATSEEKLIDEINTGVYIFKYESLIYAIQKIDNNNSKGEYYLTDAIKILTSENYKVDSYQIDDESEILGVNSKVQLAQANEILKMRKNTSLMNSGVILIDPKTTYIEQEVKIDEDTVIYPNVVIQGNTKIGKNCEILSNTRIENSVIGDHVRIESSVIESAVVENSATIGPFAHLRPKAHLKETVHVGNFVEIKNATLEKGVKSGHLTYIGDAQVGEDTNIGAGTITCNYDGKNKHKTVIGKGSFVGSNSIIVAPVKIGNEAFTAAGSVITEDVPNKALAFGRARQVNKEKK
- a CDS encoding ribose-phosphate diphosphokinase, which gives rise to MISLSSKDKERMRIFAGSSSKKLAEKIANYLDMELASIQIVKFADGETFVKSNESVRGCKVFVVQSTSKPVNESLMELLIFIDALKRASAKEIIAVMPYYGYARQDRKASPREPITSKLVANLLTVAGATRVITMDLHARQIQGFFDIPVDHMAALPILAKHFIKYGFSPEDTVVVSPDVGGVKRARGLANWLHTPLAIIDKRRAKANVSEVMNIIGDVKGKKAILIDDMIDTAGTICNAAQALIDKGATEVYGCATHAVFSGPAVERLKDSAFTEVVITDSIELPEDKKFDKLRILTTSKMFAETIKRIATSEAISDLFEMPATSTEQK
- a CDS encoding L-threonylcarbamoyladenylate synthase, with product MGKNKRRSATVKEAVRVIKNGGVVIFPTDTVYGIGTLPQKESVAKIYKIKKRDYSKKIIALISDIKVLKNLVQESCENMSKINKVLEKYWPGELTVIFRANRDFTKKFDVQMTTIGIRIPKNKLVLELIEKSGGVLLTTSANISGKNSVSKIKNLDFEIQEKSDAVIFDEKNENLTGKPSTIVKYENGKLTLLRQGNILFEEIEKNLD
- a CDS encoding viral A-type inclusion protein, with translation MAKVVNPNSVSNMDLINQKAQAKMQQLVQKIGKGKRRVTVTFSKMSRGYVAKMIEEMKKAMAQYERQLPNLFSFFNYLEKEVRITKENKKEKTKDVKFSYEEIDFFKLQLNETIKGIDTQVATLKWYNLIKKGLFKTLKKQTETVLEEVKNGKTIKKK
- a CDS encoding GspE/PulE family protein gives rise to the protein MENKNNIISKNVISYVNEILKTGIFENASDIHIKYDNIEGMEIKYRKDGYLTENSNLYKNINKNLLEKNIVEIISRIKILSQMNVAEKRKPQDGSFSISLKDRRFDIRAAYMPTFYGESIVLRILENYLDDVKLETLGFLEESIKLVKKILSRKHGLILVSGPTGSGKSTTLQSMINKINDGKRKIITVEDPVEIKINGIVQVQINNEIGVTFSEVLKATLRNDPDVIVISEIRDEVTAEIAVRAALTGHLVISTIHTNDAVSTIVRLVDMGIPKYLILDSLIGVVGQRLVQKKCQKCGGLGCTGCSNGYSGRISINEVLLINERVKDILKNNNLGIECKNKLKELNDKFEKCFIDFYEDIKNKIEKNLIFETDNVDILF
- a CDS encoding SDR family NAD(P)-dependent oxidoreductase gives rise to the protein METVLITGASSGIGYELAKIYAKNNYNLVLVARRIEKLKQLKREIKKSNSKIQIKIIEMDLSESKAPKKLFFLLENDNIEIDILINNAGIGVYGNFLELSHKEMEKIEKMLNLNIIAVVKLTKIFLNKMKKQKRGTILNVASTAAFQPAGPLMATYYASKSFMLSFSEGIRYELKNTNIKISTLCPGPTITEFEKMSKTKKFTDKIKMMSAEKVAKIAFNGLKKGKKIIIPGYLNKVSVLTSKVFPRELLLKIIKKIQQNK